A window from Chrysemys picta bellii isolate R12L10 chromosome 2, ASM1138683v2, whole genome shotgun sequence encodes these proteins:
- the LOC112059568 gene encoding uncharacterized protein LOC112059568 isoform X1: MASSRHLWTSVKSVLCCQCIKDGVLEPQKKEPPPLCVSDGPVCPEDGVAPLQTSASPQHDRPLPPAHAEPQTRETPNQNAELLYLQRIHELEEELKCSQSWTRQLSCRVNELERLMCPEVEWHNSVQPSLGEKLQVHLERSLLEKQELECRALRAEESLQDLKREIAVLQKRLQAEGPSPTTLALLATAPQSLPPSPSPPLQLSSIRLLLSKMNKKSAVKPAAQTPLKQGSAPCDEHVLSKQNSMKEVLDTIRRGVSLRPVSMSREGRMSRVEEAASSEYEQEPVTKKGSKSCSETDGPLDSSGNMPTSSQTLQPLGSLIIVPSSGTSSGVCASQAYGEEDNCPQREQEDPGRSSEDDRRTTTSPLPAITLLEEGDNLEEIPCGSLTSLELGASAQIPQDSEATDCSGSPSSKNLLSVGKENTEDEGEAETVAAGEMCEGELSAGPASEVAEPLGLGDQGSGETNHYSECGALKSDLASCKHLSLAPLDASCPSETSPSVEDLLVRGKGQNINTIVASCMDDAMVLKSNASQAVSAEPTTRDLGLPGTTEKQPPLCPVATEVEPEMVLEGGDLGEGEKMPPASFIEPLVRSLLEGAEMKLEGGVGANLARDQSSPLKDSPAIATASLPLPGAIEAPVPAGFEEVPSMALPDLFMEGGPTDSKETNPVLLDPLCMTAIQVHQEQLQQAAAQAGSETY; this comes from the exons GCTCCACTCCAGACTAGTGCGAGTCCCCAGCATGAccgtcctcttcctcctgcccatGCAGAGCCTCAGACCAGAGAAACACCAAATCAAAATGCTGAACTACTTTATCTACAGCGCATTCATG AGCTCGAGGAGGAACTGAAATGTTCTCAGTCGTGGACCAGACAGCTGTCCTGCCGTGTGAATGAGCTGGAGCGCCTCATGTGCCCAGAG GTGGAGTGGCATAATTCTGTCCAGCCCAGCCTGGGTGAGAAGCTGCAGGTGCACCTGGAGCGCTCGCTACTAGAGAAGCAGGAGCTGGAGTGCAGAGCTCTGAGGGCTGAGGAGAGCCTCCAGGACCTCAAGCGTGAGA TTGCTGTTCTGCAGAAGCGCCTGCAGGCTGAGGGTCCCTCTCCAACCACCCTAGCTCTATTGGCTACTGCTCCTCAGTCTCTTCCACCatcaccttcccctcccctgcaactTTCTTCCATCAG actcCTCCTCTCTAAAATGAACAAGAAGTCAGCAGTGAAGCCAGCGGCACAGACTCCACTGAAGCAGGGAAGTGCCCCCTGTG ATGAACATGTCTTGTCCAAGCAGAACAGCATGAAGGAAGTGCTGGATACAATCCGCCGTGGGGTCTCCCTGAGACCAGTGTCCATGTCCAGAGAA GGCAGGATGTCCCGAGTGGAAGAGGCTGCATCTTCAGAATATGAGCAGGAGCCCGTGACCAAGAAAGggagcaaaagctgctctgaaaCAG ATGGCCCTCTGGATTCCTCAGGCAACATGCCCACTTCAAGCCAGACTCTTCAACCCCTTGGGAGCCTCATCATAGTCCCTAGCAGTGGGACTTCTAGTGGTGTCTGTGCTTCCCAGGCTTACGGAGAGGAGGATAACTGCCCACAGAG GGAACAGGAAGATCCCGGCAGAAGCTCTGAAGATGACAGAAGGACCACTACTAGTCCCCTTCCAGCAATCACCCTACTAGAGGAAGGGGACAACCTTGAGGAGATCCCTTGTGGCTCTCTAACTAGCCTGGAGTTGGGTGCTAGTGCTCAAATCCCACAGGACTCTGAAGCAACTGACTGCAGCGGGTCTCCAAGTAGCAAGAACCTACTGTCTGTGGGGAAAGAGAACACTGAGGATGAAGGGGAGGCAGAAACTGTAGCAGCAGGTGAGATGTGTGAGGGGGAGTTGAGTGCAGGCCCAGCAAGTGAGGTGGCCGAGCCTCTTGGCCTTGGTGACCAGGGTTCTGGGGAGACAAATCACTACTCAGAGTGTGGTGCTCTGAAGTCTGACCTTGCCAGCTGCAAACATCTGTCTTTAGCACCCCTTGATGCCTCTTGCCCATCAGAAACCAGCCCTTCTGTGGAAGATCTGCTTGTCAGGGGCAAAGGTCAGAACATAAACACCATAGTTGCCTCCTGCATGGATGATGCCATGGTTTTGAAATCAAATGCCAGCCAAGCTGTGTCTGCTGAGCCAACTACTAGAGACCTGGGTCTTCCAGGCACCACAGAGAAGCAGCCACCTCTGTGCCCTGTTGCCACTGAGGTAGAACCAGAGATGGTTCTAGAGGGTGGAGACCTCGGTGAGGGAGAGAAGATGCCTCCAGCTAGTTTCATTGAGCCTCTGGTGAGGAGCTTGCTTGAGGGGGCAGAGATGAAGCTGGAGGGAGGAGTTGGGGCCAATTTGGCCAGGGACCAAAGCAGCCCCCTAAAGGATAGCCCAGCTATTGCTACAGCTTCTCTCCCACTGCCGGGAGCAATAGAGGCTCCAGTGCCTGCTGGGTTTGAGGAGGTGCCCTCAATGGCTCTGCCAGACCTGTTCATGGAGGGTGGCCCCACAGACTCCAAGGAGACCAACCCTGTGCTCTTGGACCCTCTTTGTATGACTGCAATACAAGTGCACCAAGAGCAACTCCAACAAGCAGCAGCTCAGGCTGGTTCTGAGACCTACTAG